The proteins below are encoded in one region of Micromonospora pisi:
- a CDS encoding ferredoxin: protein MVTQTETDELRVWVDQDLCTGDGLCVQYAPEVFEFDVDGLAYVKDGSGELLLAPGSRVDVPAHLRLDVIDAAKECPGDCIHVLRSRDDVEVAGPDAQD, encoded by the coding sequence GTGGTAACCCAGACCGAGACCGATGAGCTGCGAGTCTGGGTGGACCAGGACCTCTGCACGGGTGACGGACTCTGTGTGCAGTACGCGCCGGAGGTTTTCGAATTCGACGTCGACGGCCTCGCCTACGTCAAGGACGGCTCGGGCGAGTTGCTGCTCGCCCCGGGCAGCCGGGTCGACGTCCCGGCACACCTGCGACTCGACGTGATCGACGCGGCCAAGGAGTGCCCGGGCGACTGCATCCACGTGCTGCGCAGCCGGGACGACGTCGAGGTGGCCGGCCCGGACGCGCAGGACTGA
- a CDS encoding tRNA (adenine-N1)-methyltransferase produces the protein MTAQPTTAHPTDAAPVPAHRGPFRPGDRVQLTDPKGRMHTITLEGGKSFHTHRGALEHDDLIGLPDGSVVTSAGGTAYLALRPLLSDYVLSMPRGAQVIYPKDAAQIVAMGDIFPGAKVLEAGAGSGALACSLLRAVGPTGELHSYELRDDFAQIARRNVEAFFGGPHPSWHLHVGDVATCQEPEFDRIILDLLAPWDVLDLVARTLVPGGVFIGYVATTTQLSDLVEALRERGGFTEPRAWESLVRDWHLEGLAVRPDHRMIAHTAFLVSARKLAPGVTAPPRRRKPSKGAEAYALRKQSLRAAEQAAREAEEASATPAVEADVDEAGERAVR, from the coding sequence GTGACCGCACAGCCCACCACCGCCCACCCCACCGACGCCGCACCGGTACCGGCTCACCGTGGCCCGTTCCGGCCGGGTGACCGGGTGCAGTTGACCGACCCGAAGGGGCGGATGCACACGATCACGTTGGAGGGCGGCAAGTCGTTCCACACCCACCGGGGAGCGCTCGAACACGACGATCTGATCGGCCTGCCCGACGGCAGTGTGGTCACCTCCGCGGGCGGCACGGCGTACCTGGCGTTGCGCCCGCTGCTCTCGGACTACGTGCTCTCGATGCCCCGGGGCGCCCAGGTGATCTACCCCAAGGACGCCGCCCAGATCGTCGCGATGGGGGACATCTTCCCTGGTGCGAAGGTGCTCGAGGCCGGTGCCGGCTCCGGCGCGCTGGCCTGCTCCCTGCTGCGGGCGGTCGGCCCGACCGGCGAGTTGCACTCGTACGAGCTGCGGGACGACTTCGCCCAGATCGCGCGGCGCAACGTGGAGGCGTTCTTCGGCGGGCCGCACCCGTCCTGGCACCTGCACGTGGGAGACGTGGCGACCTGTCAGGAGCCGGAGTTCGACCGGATCATCCTGGACCTGCTCGCCCCGTGGGACGTGCTCGACCTGGTGGCGCGGACGCTGGTGCCGGGTGGGGTGTTCATCGGCTACGTGGCCACCACGACCCAGCTCTCCGACCTGGTGGAGGCGTTGCGCGAGCGCGGCGGCTTCACCGAGCCCCGGGCCTGGGAGTCGCTGGTGCGTGACTGGCACCTGGAAGGGCTGGCGGTGCGCCCGGACCACCGGATGATCGCGCACACCGCGTTCCTGGTCTCCGCCCGCAAGCTCGCGCCCGGCGTGACCGCGCCGCCCCGCCGGCGTAAGCCGAGCAAGGGCGCGGAGGCGTACGCGCTGCGTAAGCAGAGCCTACGGGCGGCCGAGCAGGCGGCTCGCGAGGCTGAGGAGGCGTCGGCCACACCGGCGGTGGAGGCGGACGTGGACGAGGCGGGGGAAAGGGCCGTGCGGTGA